The DNA window CGATGCAAGAATCGTTACAACAAGGAAAATCTACAACCCAAGCAGGTACACGAGAACCATAAGGTTATCTGAGACCTTCAGGGCGGATACACTGTCAGCAACCCTCAGCCACGCAAAGACGATCAGGGGTTACAGTTACGCGTACATAAGCAGGACATTCAGGGTGGTTGATATGCGAATAACCGTAACCTGATTTTATTTATTTTTTTATCTGAAAAGCAACTAATTCCTAAATATGCGAATAACCGTAACCTGATTTTAGTCTATCTAAAAAGCAATTACTTCTTAAAATAGTCTCTCAAAATAGTTAAAAATGAAGGTTTTATTCGAACATCTTCCTCATGCACCTTCTTATGGTACCCTCTGCTGCCTTTCCACCCATGAGGTTTTTGAGTTCATTTGCAAGGGCCTGGGCTGCTACGAGATCCGTGTGCCTGATTTCACCCTTATTTATCCACTGGATAACCTCATCATCAAGGTCAGAGAGTGTGTTGATTGCAGCATCCAGTTCCTCCTGCTCCTCAAGGAGGTGCATTGACCTTGCACTTCTCACAAGGAGCTCAGGGTTCATGGCCTTGAGCATTCCATTAACACCTGATGTTTCAACAAGGGATGCTATTGTCTGGAGTGTCATGAGGATCTGCTTCTCAACCATCTCCACAGGTGCCTTGATTATCTGGGTACCCACGTAGTAGTAGTCAAGGACACCTGAAAGTGTTACGGCAGTTACAAGGGATCCCATATCGGCAACTGCACTTGATACATCTGCAGGTACAACGTATGCTGTCTTACCACAGCTTTCTGCAAGTTCAACACACCTTGAAATCTGTTCATCTGTGGCTATGTCAAGTTCACTGCTTGAGTGTCCCCCTATGACGTAGTGGCCGTGCTGTGGTGTTCCAGGGACAGCTGCAGGGTGCATTGATGCTATACCCAGGTCCTGACGGTCCCTTCGAAGTTCCCTTTCAAGGACGTAGTAGAGGACCACCGGGGATACGGTACAGGTGTTGGCTATAACAGCGCCCTCTGGAAGGTGCTGTGTTATGTCCTTGGCTATATCGAAGGTCTTTTTACCGAATGGTGTGAAGAGAACTGCCACCTCTGCCTCGCTGGCTGCCTCAGCATCACTTTCTATTACGGTTACACCTGCATCCTCAACAACCTTCCAGTGTGCATCATCCAGCATCTCCCTTGCTGGCTCTGCTAGCACAACGTCATGACCTGCCTCTGCAAATTCAATTGCCATCCTGCTTCCGCCGTAGGGTGCCTCACCCCCGTATTTTTCAGGCAAGTTCAGCTGGTCCACATAAAGTTTCTGATTACCCGCGCCATAAACTGCAACTTTCATAGTGCTCACCTAACGTTAATATATTGTTAAGTAATTTGAAGGAATATTATAAATTTTGGCATTTGATTCTTTAAAAAAAATAAGACCTAATATAACCTTAAAATGAACTTAATGCTTCAATATAACCTTAAAATCTAATAAATCATAGGTTAAAAATTTTATCGGTTTTTAAAGCCTTCAGACAGGTTTTATCTAAAAATAATGGTGTTTGAGGTTAATTACTTTTTAATATTATGAGCCTCAAACATATTATATTCCAATCAGGCTGGCTCAGGTTCGCCATAGAGTTGCCTTGCGATCTTTTCAAGGGTTTCGATACCCTTGGCCTCCTCCTTGAGGAGTGGGACCTCTGCAACCACCTGGTCACTGAATTTCTCACGTATCTGCTTCAGCCTTTCCTGCTGCAGTTTCCTCCTGGCATTGCAGAACTCACAGTCACTGTCCTCAGGCAGCACCTGGTTGACGATGACACCATCTGCATGTATGCTGTACTTCTCAAGGGCCTTCATCGCCCTCTCGGACTCGTATATGGACATCTCCTCAGGGATCACAACCATCTTGAATGAGGTCCTCTCAGGGTCTGACATGACCTCCCTTGCAGCGTTTATCTGTTTCTTGGTGGCCTCCATATCCTGGAGGGCCCTGTCCTCCTCTTCCTCGTCGCCCATGAATGGGAGTATATTCTTGAAGGCCTTTGCCATGCTGCCGATCTGTCTCCTTATCTTGATCATCTTCCCAACCCATGAGTCCATGAGTTCAGGGAATGAGAGGAGACGGAGTGTGTGGCCCGTAGGTGCAGTGTCAAATATCACGATATCATACTCATCGGTTGTCATGTACCTCAGGAACTGGTCGAATGCTGCGGCCTCATCGATACCAGGGGACATTGATGCCATGTCCATCTGGTCCTGGAGCATGTCAAGTCCCATTCCAGGGTTCATTGATGCCTGTTCTCTTAGCTTTGCCTGGTACTCCTCCATTGCAACCTCAGGGTCTATCTCAACCGCGTAGAGGTTATCTGTTATCATGGTTGGTGTGTGACCTATCTCCCTCTCAAGGGAATCTGAAAGTGAGTGTGCGGGGTCTGTTGAGATAACCAGTGTCTTCTTGCCTGATCTGGCCATCCAGAGTGCTGTTGCGGCTGATATGGTTGTTTTACCAACCCCTCCCTTTCCACCTATGAACACGAATGTTGTTTTGCCCTTATTGAACTTGAAAAGATCCTTAAATGCCATTGTACTCCTCCTGTAAGAATCCGTGATGCTGATGAACACCTTCACATGTTACCTTACATTGATTTATATGGTTATATAAAATATACCCTACTTACTTTTAACCATTGCTACTGTGGAGAGGGTGGTTTCATGAGACATGTTCCAGGGCTTGGTCCCCACGTGAGGGAGAGGATAGAGGAGTTCATAAAGGCCAAAGTGGCTGATAGCAGGACAGATGGCGTTGTGATGGGTCTCAGTGGGGGTGTGGACTCTTCAACTGTCGCCTACCTTGCAGCAGATGCCCTTGGCCCTGAGAGGGTTCTTGGTATAATCATGCCATCTGACACAACACCCCCCGAGGACCTTAAACATGCAGAACTTGTTGCAGAGGAAACCGGCATAGAATATGAGACCGTGAACATTGAACCCATTCTGGAGTCCTTCGGTGGTATGTGCGGTCACCGGGCCAGCAGACTTGCTGTGGCGAACCTCAAGCCAAGGGCAAGGATGATGGTCCTCTACTATCATGCAAACTCCATGAACCGGCTTGTGGCCGGTACCGGTAACCGTACGGAGCTCCTTGTGGGTTACTTCACCAAATACGGTGATGGGGGAGTCGACATACTTCCAATTGGAGGTCTATACAAGAAACAGGTCCGTATGCTTGCAGAGGAGCTTGGTGTTCCATCTGAGATAATATCCAAGGCCCCATCAGCCGGCCTCTGGCCCGGCCAGACCGATGAGGAGGAACTGGGGATAAGCTATGATGTCCTGGATGAGATCCTCTTTCTGCTGGTTGATAAAAAAATGAGGGTTCCTGAGGCCGCAACTGAACTTGGAGTGCCTGCTGAAGAGGTTAAGAGGATACATTGGATGATCCGCGCAGCAGGGCACAAGCTCAGGCCCCCTGAAATAGCCGATCCAGGGGTGATCTGATGTTCACGCTGATATACATAACGACCTCCGGTCAGGAGGAATCCGCAAGGATCGGGCGTAGACTTGTTGAGGAGAGACTCGCGGCCTGTGTGAACATCATACCCTCCATAAAATCATTCTACCACTGGGAGGGCTCCCTTGAGGAGGATGAGGAGTCGGTCCTCATTGTTAAAACAGCCAGTGAATTAACCCAGCAAATAATTAAAAGAGTGAGGGAACTACATAGTTATGATAATCCATGCATAATTTCAATTCCCATAACAGGGGGATCCCGTGATTACCTTGAATGGTTAAATAATGAAGTCAAAAAGCCATGACGGCGGTGATTCAGTGGATATTGAGAGTAAATGGCGCGATAAGTGGAGAGATGCAGGAATATTTCATGCTGACCCCGATGACAGAGAGAAGATCTTCCTGACAGTTGCCTATCCATACCCCAGTGGTGCCATGCACATAGGACACGGAAGGACCTACACGGTCCCGGATGTCTATGCACGTTTCAAGAGGATGCAGGGATACAACGTCCTCTTTCCCATGGCCTGGCACGTCACAGGGGCCCCAGTAATAGGGATAGCCAGGAGGATACAGAGAAAGGATCCATGGACCCTCAAGATCTACAGGGAGGTCCACAAGGTACCCGAGGAGGAACTTGAACGCTTCAGTGACCCTGAATACATCGTTGAATACTTCAGCAGGGAGTACCGTTCTGTGATGGAGGATATGGGTTACTCCATAGACTGGAGGCGTGAATTCAAAACCACTGACCCCACCTACAGCAGGTTCATACAGTGGCAGATAGGGAAGCTCCGTGACATGGGCCTTGTTAGGAAGGGTGCCCATCCAGTGAAGTACTGCCCTGACTGTGAAAACCCGGTCGGTGACCACGACCTCCTGGAGGGGGAGGGTGTGGCCATAAACCAGCTCACACTCCTCAAGTTCAGAATAGATGATTCCTACCTTGTTGCGGCCACCTTCAGGCCCGAAACCATCTACGGTGCAACCAACCTCTGGTTGAACCCGGAGGAGGAGTACGTGAGGGTACGGACAGGTGGTGAAGACTGGATAGTAAGCCGTGCCTCCCTTGATAACCTGTCACACCAGAAGCTGGACCTTGAGGTTGAGGGTGATGTGGACCCTGAGGAACTCATTGGAAGGGAAGTTGAAAACCCTGTGACAGGAAAAATGCACCCCATACTCCCAGCCTCATTTGTTGACCCTGAATATGCCACTGGAGTGGTATTCTCTGTACCCGCACATGCGCCTGCAGACTTCATAGCACTTGAGGACCTCAGGAGAAACTCTGAACTGGTTGAGAGGTATGGTCTCAGTGATGTGATTGAGGGCCTCGAACCCATCAATGTTATCACAGTTGAGGGCTACGGGAGGTTCCCTGCCGCGGAAGTCATCCAGAAATTCGGGGTTGAAAGTCAGGAGGATGAACGCCTTGAAGACGCCACAGGGGAACTCTACAAGGTTGAACATGCAAAGGGTGTGATGAGCAGACACATCCCTGTTTACGCTGGAATGAAGGTTTCTGAGGCCCGTGAGGTCATAGCAGATGAACTGAAATCTGAGGGCCTGGCCGATGAGATGTACGAGTTTGCAGAGCGCCCTGTGATATGCCGCTGCGGTGGAAGGTGCGTTGTGAGGCTCATGGAGGACCAGTGGTTCATGAAGTACTCTGATGAGGAGTGGAAGGAACTGGCCCACAGGTGCCTCTCTGCCATGAAGATAATACCCGGGGAGGTACGGTCCAACTTCCAGTACTACATTGACTGGCTGAATGACTGGGCATGTTCAAGGAGGATAGGTCTCGGTACAAGGCTCCCCTGGGACGATAGGTGGATAATAGAGCCCCTAACCGATTCAACCATCTACATGGCCTACTACACCATCGCCCATAAACTGAGGGGGATGGACCCTGAGAAACTGGATGATGAGTTCTTTGATAGCGTCTTCCTTGATGAATCCGGAGAGGGGGCTGAACTCAGGGAGGAATTCAGCTACTGGTACCCCCTTGACTGGAGGTTATCTGCCAAGGACCTCATAGGTAACCATCTGACATTCCACATATTCCATCACTCCGCCATATTCCCTGAATCCCACTGGCCCCGGGGTGTCGTTGTATTTGGAATGGGCCTCCTTGAGGGTAACAAGATGTCCTCATCCAAGGGTAACGTGATACTGCTGCGGGATGCAATAGAGAGGCACGGCGCGGATGTTGTGCGCCTGTTCCTCATGTCATCTGCAGAGCCCTGGCAGGACTTTGACTGGAGGGAGAATGAGGTTACAGGGACCAGGAGGCGCATCGAGTGGTTCAGGGAATTCGGTGAAAGGGTCTCTGAGATATGGGAAGGTGAACTGGTCCTCTCAGAGCTTCCTGAATTTGAGCCGGAAAGCTTCGCGGGTAAGTGGATGATCTCTCAGCTCAACCACAGGATACGCGAGGCCACAGATGCCCTTGAATCATTCCAGACCCGTAAGGCAGTGCAGGAGGCCCTTTATCTCCTGAAAAAGGATGTGGATCACTACATGGCCCGTGTTGATGGCCGTGTGGACATGGAGGTTAAAATGGTGCTTGCACATGTTCTGAGCGCCTGGATAAGGCTCATGGCACCATTCACTCCCTACACAGCCGAGGAGATGTGGGAGAGATATGGTGGTGATGGTTTCGTATCAGAGGCCCCATGGCCCGGCTTCAGGGAGGACGCCATAAGCAGGGAGGTTCAGGTTGCAGAGGAGATGGTTCAGAACACCGTCAGGGATATTCAGGAGATCATGAAGATACTGGACGCCCGGCCTGAGAGGGTGCACCTGTACACATCACCACCCTGGAAGTGGGATGTCCTGAGAATAGCATCTGAGGTTGGAAAGCCAGATATGGGTGCTATAATGGGGAGGGTTTCAGCCTCCGGTGTCCACAGCAACATGAAGGAGGTCTCGGAATTCGTGAGGAGGATCCTCAGGGATGCAGGTAAATCTGAGGTCGTTGAGGTGGATGAGTACAGTGTACTGGTTGATGCCAGTGACTACATAAAATCAGAGGTTGGGGCTGATGTGGTGATCCACCGTGATGCGGACTACGACCCTGAAAACAAGGCCAAGAATGCTGTTCCCCTTAAACCCGCAATATACCTTGAGACATGAGGTTAAAGGGGACATTAATTTTTTTATTTATCCGTGTCTGACCCTTCTTTATTGAAAAAATAATATAATGGCTTGGGGATTATAACGCTTATTTTATCAGATGCTGGCTTTCACTGGATGTTATCTGAAGATTCAACCCTGTTTTCAAGTGTTCCCACGCCCTCAACGGTGGCCCTTACGGTGTCTCCTGGTTTCATCTCTCCGACACCGGGTGGTGTGCCGGTCGCAATGACATCACCAGGCTCCAGTGTCATGATCTCTGATATGAATTCAACCAGTTCCTGCACGGTGAATATCATGTTGGATGTGCTGGATGACTGCCTGAGTACTCCATTGAGTTCAAGGGATATATCAAGGTTGCTGGGTTTGATATCAGTTTCTATGAATGGCCCTATGGGGCAGAAGGTGTCAAAGCTCTTTGCACGCGTCCACTGTCCATCACGCCTCTGGAGGTCCCTTGCAGTTACATCATTGAGTACCGTGTAGCCTGCTATGAATTCATCCGCCTCCCCTGCATCAACGCACCTCGCTCTTTCTGATATAACCGCTGCAAGTTCAACCTCATGGTCAACCTCCGAGGACATTGCAGGGTATACTATTGTATCACCATGACCTATGACCGCCGTTGGTGGCTTGAGGAATATGACCGGTTCATCAGGGATGTCCATTCCGAGTTCAGCTGCGTGGTCCCTGTAGTTGAGACCCACACATATAACCTTGGAGGGTGAAACTGGGGGGAGGATCCTCACATCCCCCATATGATGTTCTGAGATAACCTCTGGATCCTCAAGGAGGTAGTGGTCACTTTCAACCTGAAATACCCTTTCTCCATCTGTAAAACCATAGAGAACCCTTCCGTTATCTGAAAAGCGGAGGAACTTCATTGATACACCTCATGGGATTATCCTCTCAATTGGCACAACCAGTATATCCCTTGCCCCCACGGCCTTGAGCCTGTTCACCAGGTTGAAGACCTCCTTCTCATCCACAACCGCATGGACAGCCACAACACCATTATCAGATAGTACCTCCGAGACCGTGGGTCCTGTCATGCCTGGCATGAGTGCCCTCACACGATCAAGGTTTTTCCGGTCTATGTTCAGCATGACGAGCCTGCGGCCCTCTGCATCTATAACTCCCCGTATCCCTGTTCTGAGTTCCTCTATCAGCTGTCCCTTGCGTCTGTAACTTTCAGGGTTTGCTATGAGTTTCACTGAACTCTCAAGAAGTGTGTCAATGACCTTCAGGTGGTTCATCCTGAGTGTGGTGCCGGTGCTGCTGAGATCGGTTATGAGGTCCGCCACGCCGATGAATGGCGCTATCTCTGTGGAACCTGTGAGTTCAACTATCTCGGCCCCTATGTTCCTTTTCCTGACGTAGTCCTCTGTTATCCTGGGAAATTCTGTTGCTATAACCGCACCGTCAGGTATGTCCTCTGGTTTCTCGATGGAGGAGTCCTCGGGGGCTGCCAGTACCAGGCTGGCCCTCCCATAGTTGAGGTCCTCAAGGATTTCAACCTCACTGCCCCTCTCCACTATGAGGTCGTACCCTGTGATACCAAGGTCGGCCGCCCCATCTGCAACGAATTCGGGTATATCGGCTGCCCTGCTGAACATGACATCGATCTGGGGGTGCTGTGTCTTTGAAAATAGCTTTCTGTTAATTGTATCCTTCAGCCCCACGCCTGCGTTTTCGAGTAGCCTTATTGCAGGTTCGCTTATCCTTCCCTTTGAGGGAACCGCTATTCTTATCTTCATTCAATCCCTCGATGACTCAAATATTTATTGTGAATGCTGTACAATGCATCTCATCTGCAGAATCACATCACTTATATCTCTTTTTAAGGAACCTATATAATAGCTTTAGATTCATCCCAGGTTATAAGTTAAAACTTATAAGTTATAAGGTGATCCGATGGAGAATGAGAGCATACTGATACATGGCGCCCAGGTCCTTGACGCAGCAGGCCCTCGCAGGGGATCGGTTCTGGTGGAGGGTAACATCATAGAGGAGGTTTCAGACACCCTGAGTCCCGGTGACGCTGACACCGTCATTGATGGCCACGGAAAACTCCTCATCCCTGGTCTTGTGAATACACACACCCACCTCTCAATGACACTGTTCAGGGGAATGGCAGATGACCTCCCCCTTGACAGGTGGCTGAATGACCACATATGGCCAGCCGAGGCCCACCTCAACGGGGAGTACTGCCATGCAGGGGCCCTCCTTGGATGCGTGGAGATGATAAGGTCAGGTACAACAACCTTCAATGACATGTACTTCTACATGGACGACGTGGCCCGTGCAGTGGATGAGGCTGGACTGAGATGCGTTCTAAGTCACGGGATGATAGACCTGGGGGATGATGATAAAAGGCGGGCTGAAATCAGAGAGAGCCTCAGGATAATCCGTGAATGTCATGGAATGGCAGATGGACGCATAAAGGTTGCCCTTGGACCCCACAGCCCCTACACCTGTTCAGAGGAACTCCTCCGGGAAACTGCCCGCCTGGCAGCTGAACACGGTGTTGGTATCCACATCCATGTATCTGAAACAGAGGATGAGGTCAGGGAGGTTTTAGAGGCGCATGGAATGTCCCCTGTTGAGTACCTGGATGCAACAGGCGTCCTTGGTCCGGGGACCGTGGCAGCCCACTGCGTCTGGTTGAAGGAAAATGAAATGGAAATCCTCTCAGAGAGAATGGTGAAGGTCTCACACAACCCCTCAAGCAATATGAAACTGGCATCAGGCATCTCACCTCTACCTGAACTCATGGGGAGGGGTGTTAAAGTCTCCATCGGGACAGACGGGGCCGCCTCAAACAATAACCTGGATATGTTTGGGGAGATGAAGACCGCCTCGCTGCTCCAGAAGGTCAGCCTCCACGACCCAACAGCACTCCCTGCAATGGATGTGTTCCGGATGGCAACAGTGAATGGTGCTGAGGCCCTGGGATTTAATTCTGGCCTCATAGAGGAAGGTAGACTGGCGGATATTGTGGTTTTAAACACCCGCAGGCCCCACCTCACACCCTGGAGGAACCCTGCCTCACACCTTGTCTATTCTGCCAGTGGCGCGGATGTTGATACTGTGATATGTGATGGAAGGATTCTGCTACTTGAGGGTGAACTGAAGGTGCTGGATGAGGAATACGTCATGGAACTTGCACAGGGTGCTGCAGAGGAGCTCACCTCAAAACAGTAGGTGTGGGAAGATGATCGCACTATTCGACATCGACAAAACCCTCATACACCGCTCAGAGGTCCATGAGGAGGCATTCAGATATGCTTTCAGGGAGGTCTACGGTGTTGATGCCGCCGTTGACCTCATAGATTACCACGGAAAAACAGACCCTGCAATAGCCAGGGAGGTCCTCAGCCTCCTGGGCCTGGAATCAGGGGATATAGAGGAAGGAATGGATGACTTCCTCCATGAACTTGTAGCTTATGTGGGGGAAAATATCCAGTACGATGATATCCGCCTTATAGATGGTGTTATGGGGTTCCTTGAGGCCCTCAGATCCATCGATGCCTTCATGGGAATTGTCACAGGAAACCTTGAGGACATAGCCCTTATGAAGCTCGAGAGGGCGGGTATTGCAGGTTACTTCTCATTCGGGGGCTTTGGGAGTGACAGCCCCATAAGGGAGGAGCTCACAGAAATCGCGGTTAAAAGGGGGCTTGAGGTGGGTGCCCCCGGAAGAATCGTCCTCTTTGGTGACACACCCCACGATATGATGGCCGGGGCCCATGTGGGTGCCCTTAAGATTGGAATAGCAGCCGGAAGGTACGGGGAGGCAGAGCTCAGATGGGCTGGGGCTGATTATGTATTCAGGGACTACCGCAGCCCTGAGATAATGAGTATAGTGACTTCTGAGCAGTTTTAACTTACCTGATTATCTCTTTATGAACCGCGGCTCTCCCTTCCTGTTGAGTAATATGCTCCTTTTCCATTCCGGGCGTGTTTCAGGGAAATCCTCCCTGTAGTGGGATCCCCTGCTCTCCTCCCGTATAAGAGCTGAGTGGGTCACCAGTGATGCTGTTATGAGCATGTTCTCAATTTCGAGGGCCTCCAGGAGGTTGCTGTTAAATCCTCCTCTTTCAGGGACATCCAGGTCCCCCAGTTTATCCATCAGCGTGGAAATCCTGGACATTGCAGATTCAAGTGACTTCCGGCTCCTCACAATTGCAACATCACTCCACATCGCCTCATGGAGTTCATCCCTTATCTCAGCTGGCCTTATAGATCCATCGCGGACCATACCCTTAATCCGCTGTTCCTCATCCTCAATGAGTGACCTGACCTGTCCCATGGATGAATTCATGGCGTTTTTTGCAGCCGATATACCAGCCCTCCTTCCGAATACCTGTGTATCTGCCAGGGCATTTCCTCCGAGCCTGTTGGCACCATGAACACCACCTGCAACCTCTCCTGCTGCGAAGAGGTTCCTGAGGCTGGTCCTGCCCCACTCATCTATCCTGACACCCCCCATGAAGTGGTGTGCTGTGGGTGCAACCTCCATTGGCTCGGACCTTATATCCACGCCCACATCCAGGAACTGGAGTAGCATGGTCTCAAGTTTCTCCTCTATAACCTCAGCCGGGAGGTGGCTCACATCAAGGTAGACACCGCCGTTCTCTGTCCCCCGACCCTCCATTATCTCGGTGTATATGGCCCTTGCAACCACGTCCCTTGTTGCAAGTTCGCCACGGGGGTCATAGCGGCCCATGAACCGTTCACCCTCACTGTTGAGGAGTATGCCGCCCTCGCCCCTAACGGCCTCAGTTACAAGGACCCCCCTTCGTGACTCGGGGTATACCATGCCGGTGGGGTGGAACTGGACCTGTTCCATGTCTATGAGGTCAGCCCCTGCCTTCCAGGCGATTGCAAAGCCATCACCACCCTTCTGCATGGTGTTGGACGTCACCGGGTATATGTGGCCTGCCCCCCCTGATGCAAGTATGGTGGAGGATGTCCTGAAGGCCACAGGCTCCGAATTCCTGATGGATACGCCCATGGCGCCAAGGACACTGCCATCCTCAACAAGGAGCGATGTTATCATAACCTCATCGATGGTCTCTATATCCCTCCTTATAACCTCCTCCTTGAGGGCCGTGATCATCTCATGGCCTGTCCTGTCCCCATGGTAGCATGTCCTCCTGTAGGTCTGGCCGCCGAAGGGTCTCTGATCCAGGAGGCCTGACTCCTGGCGGTCAAAGAGTGCACCATATTCTTCAAGGTCCCTCAGCCTGTCAGGAGCCTCGTCCACCAGTATACGGACAAGTCTGGGGTCGTTGATGAATCCCCCGCCCCTCATTGTATCCTCAAAGTGGACATCGGGAGTGTCATCCGGATCAACGCATGCGAATGCAGCGTTGTATCCACCTTCAGCCATTCCTGTGCATCCTGATTTGAATGATAATCCCTTTGAAACTATGATTGGTGTCAGTTTGTGTTCAGAAACCTCAATTGCTGCCCTGCAGCCGGCTCCGCCTGAGCCTATTATGAGAACATCGCATTCATAAAGCTCGCTTTCCATGGAGATTATTTTCAACATTCATTATTATAAGGTTTGGCAGTCAATATGTTAAGGTGATGAACAGGGAAGTGAAACATCACCCTCTGTTAAAAGTTGATGATCAGAAAAGTGAAGCCCTTCAACTGGCCAATTTAATAGAACGAATCATCTGCTGAGGGGTGATGAACCCGGCTCATCGCACTGGATGATGATCTCTTACATATACCATAAAGATCACGGGGGTTCTATTTGAAGAAGAAGGATATAGTTAAACTATCAAGGAGGGACTTTGAGAGGGCATGGCTTGAGAGCGGGAAGCTCCTTAAAAAGCCCCACCATGACCTGCAGTATCCCCGCCTGAGGTTTGGTGTGGGAAAATCTCACGTCCTCTATGACACCATCTGGATGATAAGGGAGGCCTACCTCAGGCTGGGGTTCAGTGAGATGGTGAACCCGGTATTCATAGACGAGGAGCACATATACAGGCAGTTCGGCCCGGAGGCTCCGGCGGTCCTCGACAGGTGCTTCTACCTGGGAGGGCTTCCAAGGCCTGACATAGGCCTTGGCCTTGATAAGATCCGGATGATAGAGGATATGGGAGTTGAGGTGACAGAGGACAGGATTCAGGGCCTCAAGGAGGTCTTCAGATCCTACAAGAAGGGTGATATCTCAGGGGACGACCTCGTCCTTGAGGTATCCGGGGCCCTTGAGGTTGAAAGCCATGAGGCCCTAAGGATCATCGAGAGGGTGTTCCCTGAGATAAGGGACCTCAAACCCGTTGCAGGGAGAACAACCCTCAGGTCCCATATGACCTCCGGGTGGTTCATATCCCTCCAGAAAATACATGACAGGTACCCCCTCCCCCTGAAACTATTCTCAATTGACCGCTGCTTCAGGAGGGAGCAGAGGGAGGATTCAAGTCACCTCATGACCTATCATTCAGCCTCATGCGTCGTTGTGGATGATGAGGTTCCCCTCGACGTTGGGAAGGCAGTGGCCGAGGGCCTGCTTGAGCACTTCGGATTCTCAAGGTTCAAGTTCCTGCCTGATGAGAAGAAATCCAAGTACTACATTCCCGGGACCCAGACAGAGGTCTACGCCTACCACCCGGGCCTCAGGGACTGGGTTGAGATTGCAACCTTCGGGTTATACTCCCCCATAGCACTTTCAATGTACGGTATAGACGAGGAGGTCATGAACCTTGGGGTGGGTGTTGAGCGTGTGGCCATGATACTCAACCAGGTGGATGACGTCCGGGAGATGGTCTACCCCCAGATCCATGGCCCCTGGAGGCTCAGCGACAGGGACATCGCCGGCATGCTCAGGATAAACCTCCACCCTGTAACATCAGATGGGAGGATGCTCATGGAGAGGATAATTGAAACCTGGAGGGCCCATGCGGACGCAGATTCCCCATGCAGCTTTGAGGTTTACAGTGGGGAATTCCTTGGTAGGAGGATCAGGGTGGAGGCAGTTGAGGATGAGGAGAACACACGGCTCCTTGGACCCGCGGTCTGGAACACCATCTACATCCACGATGGCAACATACTGGGTGTTC is part of the Methanothermobacter sp. K4 genome and encodes:
- the sepS gene encoding O-phosphoserine--tRNA ligase, yielding MKKKDIVKLSRRDFERAWLESGKLLKKPHHDLQYPRLRFGVGKSHVLYDTIWMIREAYLRLGFSEMVNPVFIDEEHIYRQFGPEAPAVLDRCFYLGGLPRPDIGLGLDKIRMIEDMGVEVTEDRIQGLKEVFRSYKKGDISGDDLVLEVSGALEVESHEALRIIERVFPEIRDLKPVAGRTTLRSHMTSGWFISLQKIHDRYPLPLKLFSIDRCFRREQREDSSHLMTYHSASCVVVDDEVPLDVGKAVAEGLLEHFGFSRFKFLPDEKKSKYYIPGTQTEVYAYHPGLRDWVEIATFGLYSPIALSMYGIDEEVMNLGVGVERVAMILNQVDDVREMVYPQIHGPWRLSDRDIAGMLRINLHPVTSDGRMLMERIIETWRAHADADSPCSFEVYSGEFLGRRIRVEAVEDEENTRLLGPAVWNTIYIHDGNILGVPPGTELDNELIARARRDGLNTGITYMDALAAEAAYRVEEMAVSGADEVEVRSTIARSLSDLNLILDDVAMRYITSRNREIDLRGPLFSTVRGRLE